In the Campylobacter showae genome, one interval contains:
- a CDS encoding 5-formyltetrahydrofolate cyclo-ligase, which produces MKRVLNLIKEEFRRNAKRILKKEVQISARAKHYKMFKPLLNLLTELKAKRILIFNPLLYEPNFYILRRELAKKYEIFVPFMLGISLEMVKSRLPLVSRTKFGVKEPLSTKIFKKRIDVAIVPTLGVDGNMARIGHGKGFYDRFFANLPYRPTLIFVEILDNFTNEIISEDHDVTCDFYLTPSKIHVKRGIYDRDFNRLRNRCGGRWRRLSHR; this is translated from the coding sequence ATGAAACGAGTGTTAAATTTGATAAAAGAAGAGTTTAGGCGTAACGCGAAACGGATTTTGAAAAAAGAGGTTCAAATTTCGGCGCGGGCAAAACATTATAAGATGTTTAAGCCGCTTTTAAATTTGCTAACCGAGCTTAAAGCGAAACGGATTTTGATATTTAATCCTCTTTTGTATGAGCCAAATTTCTACATTTTGAGGCGCGAGCTAGCTAAAAAGTATGAAATTTTCGTTCCATTTATGCTTGGTATTAGTTTAGAAATGGTAAAATCTAGGCTACCGCTTGTGTCTCGGACGAAATTTGGCGTAAAAGAGCCGCTAAGTACCAAGATTTTTAAAAAGCGTATAGACGTAGCTATAGTTCCGACTCTCGGGGTGGACGGAAATATGGCGCGAATAGGGCACGGTAAAGGTTTTTACGATAGATTTTTTGCAAATTTGCCTTACCGACCTACCTTGATATTCGTTGAAATTTTAGACAATTTTACTAATGAAATCATATCCGAAGATCACGATGTTACTTGTGATTTTTACCTGACCCCGAGCAAAATTCACGTAAAAAGAGGAATCTATGATAGAGATTTTAATCGGCTTAGGAACAGGTGCGGTGGGCGCTGGCGCAGGCTATCTCATCGCTAA
- a CDS encoding suppressor of fused domain protein: MTTQEYEAKFSEDDAPGWDAIARGIEKIYDPANERHYPSRLHASLGGEDYLESVSIFDSIKGKPHRHVVSFGISELYYDPQSAQEEFSGWGFEFSMRIAPFADDPGAESFGDEVVPNEPFWAISLMQNLAEYVYKSKK; the protein is encoded by the coding sequence ATGACGACGCAAGAGTACGAGGCTAAATTTAGCGAGGATGACGCGCCCGGCTGGGACGCGATAGCGCGCGGGATAGAAAAGATCTACGATCCCGCAAACGAGCGCCACTACCCGTCGCGGCTACATGCGAGTCTGGGTGGAGAGGATTATCTAGAGAGCGTTAGTATATTTGACTCCATCAAAGGCAAGCCGCACCGCCACGTCGTGAGCTTTGGCATTAGCGAGCTTTACTACGATCCGCAAAGCGCGCAGGAAGAATTTAGCGGTTGGGGCTTTGAGTTTAGTATGCGTATCGCGCCGTTTGCGGACGATCCTGGCGCGGAGTCCTTTGGCGACGAGGTGGTCCCGAACGAGCCTTTTTGGGCGATATCCCTCATGCAAAATCTCGCCGAATACGTCTATAAAAGCAAAAAATAG
- the rny gene encoding ribonuclease Y, which produces MIEILIGLGTGAVGAGAGYLIAKKINDANYNIFLEQAKAKAKAIEFEAERTLKDAKIQVQEAEFEAKKKYDDKTVKLQKEYTQKFEEIGKKEQTLLNEQEILNESRAELEKSRNEAKSVYEEGLGLKASYQAKLQEALKVLEHAAGLTQEEAREEVLKKVEEKSRAEIAHIVRKHEEEAKREAKKRVNYILAQATSRFAGEFAAERLINVVDIKNDELKGRIIGKEGRNIKTLEMVLGVDIIIDDMPHAITLSSFNLYRRAIATRVIELLVQDGRIQPARIEDLHKKVCEEFEASILEEGENIVIDLGLSKIHPEIMKLIGKLKFRASYGQNALAHSLEVAHLAGIIAAETGGDEKLAKRAGLLHDIGKALTHEFEGSHVDLGAEICKRYKEHPVVINAIYAHHGHEEATSVESAAVCAADALSAARPGARREVLESFLKRVEEIENIAKSKEGIKQAYAINAGREIRVIANAKLINDDEAVLVAKEIAAEIESKVQYPGEIKVNVIRETRAIEMAK; this is translated from the coding sequence ATGATAGAGATTTTAATCGGCTTAGGAACAGGTGCGGTGGGCGCTGGCGCAGGCTATCTCATCGCTAAAAAAATCAACGACGCGAACTACAATATATTTTTAGAGCAGGCTAAAGCAAAGGCTAAAGCGATAGAATTTGAGGCCGAGCGCACGCTAAAAGACGCTAAAATCCAAGTCCAAGAGGCTGAATTTGAAGCCAAGAAAAAATACGACGACAAAACCGTAAAACTACAAAAAGAGTACACGCAAAAATTCGAAGAGATCGGTAAAAAAGAGCAAACTCTGCTAAACGAGCAAGAAATTTTAAACGAAAGCAGAGCCGAGCTAGAAAAATCCCGAAACGAAGCAAAAAGCGTCTATGAAGAAGGGCTTGGGCTAAAAGCAAGCTATCAAGCCAAACTGCAAGAAGCGCTAAAGGTACTAGAGCACGCCGCCGGCCTAACGCAAGAAGAGGCGCGCGAAGAGGTGCTAAAAAAAGTAGAGGAAAAAAGCCGCGCCGAGATCGCTCACATCGTGCGAAAACACGAGGAGGAGGCTAAACGCGAGGCTAAAAAACGCGTGAATTATATTTTGGCGCAGGCTACGTCGCGATTTGCGGGGGAATTTGCCGCCGAGCGCCTAATAAACGTCGTGGATATCAAAAACGATGAGCTAAAAGGCCGTATAATCGGCAAAGAGGGACGCAATATCAAGACCTTGGAAATGGTGCTCGGCGTAGATATCATCATCGACGATATGCCTCACGCCATAACGTTAAGTAGCTTTAACCTTTACCGAAGAGCGATCGCAACGCGCGTGATAGAGCTCTTGGTACAAGACGGCCGCATACAGCCTGCAAGGATAGAGGATCTGCACAAAAAAGTATGTGAAGAATTTGAAGCCTCGATCCTAGAGGAGGGCGAAAATATCGTCATCGACCTAGGTCTTAGCAAAATTCATCCCGAGATAATGAAACTAATAGGCAAGCTAAAATTTAGAGCCAGCTACGGACAAAACGCCCTAGCGCACAGCCTCGAGGTAGCCCATCTAGCCGGCATCATCGCAGCCGAAACGGGCGGAGACGAAAAGCTAGCTAAAAGAGCGGGCTTGCTGCACGATATCGGCAAGGCCTTGACGCATGAATTTGAGGGTAGCCACGTCGATCTGGGCGCTGAAATTTGCAAACGCTACAAAGAACATCCTGTCGTCATAAACGCTATCTACGCCCACCACGGACACGAGGAGGCCACTAGCGTAGAAAGCGCCGCCGTTTGCGCTGCGGACGCTCTAAGCGCGGCTCGCCCTGGAGCTCGTAGAGAGGTGTTAGAGAGCTTCCTAAAACGTGTCGAAGAGATAGAAAACATCGCAAAAAGTAAAGAAGGTATCAAGCAAGCATACGCGATAAACGCGGGCCGAGAGATCCGCGTCATCGCAAACGCCAAGCTCATAAACGACGACGAAGCGGTGCTCGTAGCTAAAGAGATCGCCGCAGAGATCGAGAGTAAGGTGCAGTATCCAGGCGAGATCAA
- a CDS encoding TlpA family protein disulfide reductase, translating to MKINLLIIPFLALFLSGCDNENKSDANKTSDATPPTTTMSTPTQNQSASLEAPFELTLMDESKMTLQKFDKGFKVEGNDEAILFNFFATWCPPCKAEIPHLNNLSDKFKGKLKIVSVLMEDKSKDEIDAFMKKFKVNFGVSYGENNFLFAKALGGVVGIPYMVLYKPNGEYATHYVGLVPEEMLESDINKVIN from the coding sequence ATGAAAATAAATCTTTTGATTATACCATTTTTGGCACTATTTTTAAGCGGTTGCGACAATGAAAATAAAAGCGACGCAAACAAAACTAGCGACGCGACACCGCCGACAACAACCATGTCTACTCCGACTCAAAACCAAAGCGCAAGCCTAGAAGCGCCGTTTGAGCTAACGCTAATGGACGAGAGCAAGATGACGCTGCAAAAATTCGACAAAGGCTTCAAAGTCGAGGGCAATGACGAGGCGATTTTGTTTAACTTTTTTGCCACTTGGTGTCCGCCGTGCAAAGCAGAAATCCCACACCTAAACAATCTAAGCGATAAATTTAAAGGCAAGCTAAAAATCGTAAGCGTACTTATGGAAGATAAGTCAAAAGACGAAATAGACGCGTTTATGAAGAAATTTAAAGTAAATTTCGGCGTTAGCTACGGCGAAAATAACTTCCTCTTCGCAAAAGCTCTAGGCGGCGTCGTAGGCATCCCATACATGGTGCTTTATAAGCCAAACGGCGAATACGCCACGCACTACGTCGGGCTCGTGCCAGAAGAGATGCTAGAAAGCGATATAAATAAGGTAATAAACTAA
- the ftsZ gene encoding cell division protein FtsZ, producing the protein MGNFMVEEKKPSYGAKIKVVGVGGGGGNMINHIIRERGGEMDIELIVANTDVKALDSSLAFTKLQLGEKITKGLGAGMNPDIGSKAAQESYEEIKTALEYSDIVFVASGLGGGTGTGAAPIVAQAAKEIGALTIAVVTMPFDFEGKKRYNLALKGLDELKKESDSIVVIPNQRLKALIDKKAGIKESFKIVDNVLARAVSGMCTIVLDSGNSDINSDFADVKKVMEHRGMALLGIGESEGEGAAQEAIKNAIQSPLLSDITINGAVGVLVHFKYHPDSPFSDIEEAMCLIQNSVDDDADIIWGTTSDESFENNRVQVTIIATGFQGREDENPTVATPAPVTINSKNSFLDQRISRLKVSGGYNSEEASIVLETPSYIRNQMD; encoded by the coding sequence ATGGGTAACTTTATGGTAGAAGAGAAAAAACCTTCATACGGCGCTAAGATAAAAGTAGTGGGCGTAGGCGGCGGCGGCGGTAATATGATCAATCATATCATAAGAGAAAGAGGCGGTGAGATGGATATCGAGCTAATAGTCGCCAACACTGACGTAAAGGCGTTAGATAGCTCTTTAGCATTTACTAAGCTTCAGCTCGGAGAAAAGATCACAAAGGGTCTTGGCGCAGGCATGAATCCAGACATAGGAAGCAAGGCTGCTCAAGAAAGCTACGAGGAGATCAAAACTGCTCTTGAGTATTCAGATATCGTATTTGTGGCTTCTGGTCTTGGCGGCGGTACGGGTACAGGCGCAGCTCCTATCGTAGCGCAAGCTGCAAAAGAAATAGGCGCTCTAACTATAGCAGTCGTAACTATGCCGTTTGATTTCGAAGGCAAAAAGCGTTACAACCTAGCTCTAAAAGGCCTTGACGAGCTCAAAAAAGAATCTGACTCTATAGTCGTAATACCAAACCAAAGACTAAAAGCGCTTATAGACAAAAAAGCAGGCATCAAAGAAAGTTTTAAGATAGTTGATAATGTTTTAGCTCGTGCCGTTAGCGGCATGTGTACCATCGTACTTGACTCAGGAAATAGCGATATAAACTCTGACTTTGCAGACGTCAAAAAGGTAATGGAGCACCGCGGTATGGCGCTACTTGGTATAGGCGAATCAGAGGGCGAAGGCGCAGCGCAAGAAGCTATCAAAAACGCAATCCAGTCTCCGCTTCTAAGCGACATCACGATAAACGGTGCCGTCGGCGTTCTAGTTCACTTTAAGTACCACCCGGATTCTCCTTTTAGTGATATCGAAGAGGCAATGTGCTTGATACAAAATTCAGTCGACGACGATGCCGATATCATATGGGGCACAACAAGCGATGAAAGTTTTGAGAACAACAGAGTTCAGGTTACCATTATCGCGACCGGCTTTCAGGGCAGAGAAGATGAAAACCCTACTGTAGCAACTCCTGCTCCTGTTACGATAAATTCTAAAAACTCGTTTTTAGACCAAAGGATAAGCAGACTAAAAGTCAGCGGCGGATACAACAGCGAAGAAGCATCGATAGTTCTTGAAACACCATCTTACATCAGAAACCAAATGGATTAA
- the ftsA gene encoding cell division protein FtsA: MGTKILGIDVGSVQICAVIGQHDETGLKIIGIGTAKTQGIKKGVITNIELASKSIKSALIDAQRIAGTRYEKVVVSISGAYTKSVESNGVVNVPTYEIGIKEIHRSMSESERRAQIHSDYEKLHILPYNFKVDDQEHIEDPLGMNGSRLEVQTHIIMAQKSSLSNLRKALNLAGVEPDNIVLSSYASAIATLNQDEKDLGVAFIDMGGATCNMLVHSGNSIRYNEFLGIGSANITNDLSAALHTPILKAEEIKLSYGSLINKANELVEIPPINDDGKTQEVSLDVISNVIYARAEETLMILAKMLEDSGYKASIAAGVVLTGGMTKLEGIRELASVIFDNMPVRIARPKEMEGLYEILRDPANSCAIGLCMYGAGYFTPYEIDSEKKMRFKDEAILRNKNLKNIVDDSKSKNKDDSKKPDENGEKIFNGTVLDDNYIDDLRIDDERTLQDELNEDESKKEKKPNVFSQIWNKLTQLF; this comes from the coding sequence TTGGGTACTAAAATTTTAGGCATCGACGTAGGTTCCGTTCAAATTTGCGCAGTCATAGGACAGCATGATGAGACAGGGCTTAAAATAATCGGAATAGGAACCGCAAAAACTCAGGGTATAAAAAAGGGCGTCATAACGAACATCGAACTAGCTTCAAAATCAATAAAAAGCGCTTTAATAGATGCTCAAAGGATAGCCGGCACCCGCTATGAAAAAGTAGTGGTGTCGATCTCGGGAGCTTACACGAAAAGCGTCGAAAGTAACGGCGTAGTAAACGTACCGACATACGAAATCGGCATAAAAGAGATCCACCGCTCAATGTCAGAGTCTGAGCGAAGGGCGCAAATCCATAGCGATTACGAGAAACTACACATACTTCCTTATAATTTCAAAGTAGACGACCAGGAGCATATAGAAGATCCTTTGGGTATGAACGGAAGCAGACTCGAGGTACAAACTCATATCATAATGGCGCAAAAATCATCTCTGAGCAACCTCAGGAAAGCGTTAAATTTGGCTGGGGTCGAGCCTGATAATATCGTGCTTTCGAGCTACGCTTCGGCTATCGCGACGCTAAATCAAGATGAAAAGGATTTGGGCGTAGCATTTATAGATATGGGCGGCGCCACATGCAATATGCTGGTTCATTCCGGAAATTCGATAAGATATAACGAATTTTTAGGTATCGGCTCGGCAAATATCACAAACGACCTTTCTGCTGCACTTCATACGCCTATTTTAAAGGCTGAGGAGATAAAGCTAAGCTACGGTTCTCTTATAAATAAAGCAAACGAGTTAGTCGAAATCCCTCCGATAAACGACGACGGAAAGACGCAGGAAGTATCTCTTGACGTCATCTCAAACGTAATTTATGCAAGGGCCGAAGAGACGCTTATGATACTAGCCAAGATGCTCGAAGATAGCGGATACAAAGCCTCTATAGCGGCAGGCGTAGTACTCACGGGCGGTATGACTAAGCTTGAGGGCATCAGGGAGCTTGCTTCGGTTATATTTGACAATATGCCGGTCCGTATAGCAAGACCGAAAGAGATGGAAGGGCTTTACGAGATTTTACGAGATCCGGCAAATTCTTGCGCGATCGGACTTTGTATGTACGGCGCAGGCTACTTTACGCCTTACGAGATCGACTCCGAAAAGAAAATGCGCTTTAAAGACGAAGCTATCTTAAGAAATAAAAATTTAAAAAATATAGTAGACGATTCGAAATCCAAAAACAAAGACGATAGCAAAAAGCCCGACGAAAATGGAGAGAAAATTTTCAACGGAACGGTTTTGGACGACAACTATATAGACGATTTAAGAATTGACGACGAAAGAACTTTGCAAGACGAACTAAACGAAGATGAGAGCAAAAAAGAGAAAAAACCAAACGTATTTTCTCAAATTTGGAACAAACTAACACAACTATTTTAA
- the ftsY gene encoding signal recognition particle-docking protein FtsY: protein MFGFLKKGLDKTLAAIRSSKPADKKISKEILEEILLEADITYEIVEEVLYYLPPQNEVKKDDLKRLLNNYFIYENEREAKSGRPFVELILGVNGAGKTTTIAKLANLYKNEGKNVILGACDTFRAGAIEQLRQWAQRADVPIVATQQGHDPSAVAFDAISSAVAKNLDNVILDTAGRLQNQTNLANELSKIVRIAGRAYAGAPHRKILILDGTQGNAGLAQAKAFNEIVSLDGVIITKLDGTPKGGALFGVARELELPILYIGIGETMNDLVKFDPQDFVDTIVDEIYA, encoded by the coding sequence ATGTTTGGCTTTTTAAAAAAGGGGCTTGATAAGACGCTAGCGGCGATCCGCTCGTCAAAACCAGCCGACAAAAAAATCTCAAAGGAAATTTTAGAAGAGATCCTGCTCGAAGCCGACATCACCTATGAAATCGTCGAGGAGGTCCTCTACTACCTGCCGCCGCAAAACGAGGTTAAAAAAGACGATCTAAAGCGGCTTTTAAATAACTACTTCATATACGAAAACGAGCGCGAAGCAAAAAGCGGAAGGCCTTTCGTGGAGCTTATTTTGGGCGTAAACGGAGCAGGCAAGACGACCACGATCGCAAAGCTTGCGAATTTATACAAAAACGAAGGCAAAAACGTTATTTTGGGCGCTTGCGATACGTTTAGAGCAGGAGCTATCGAGCAGCTACGTCAGTGGGCGCAGCGAGCGGACGTGCCTATCGTCGCTACGCAGCAGGGTCACGATCCGTCTGCGGTCGCCTTTGACGCGATCAGCTCGGCCGTCGCTAAAAATCTCGACAACGTAATCCTCGACACCGCCGGTCGCCTGCAAAATCAGACGAATTTAGCTAACGAGTTAAGCAAGATCGTCCGCATCGCGGGCAGAGCCTACGCAGGCGCGCCGCACCGCAAGATCCTCATCCTCGACGGCACTCAGGGCAACGCCGGCCTAGCGCAGGCAAAGGCCTTTAACGAAATCGTGAGCCTTGACGGCGTCATCATCACCAAACTTGACGGCACGCCAAAGGGCGGAGCGCTTTTTGGCGTCGCGCGCGAGCTGGAGCTGCCGATACTCTACATCGGCATCGGCGAGACGATGAACGATCTAGTCAAATTTGACCCGCAAGATTTCGTAGATACTATCGTGGATGAAATTTACGCCTAA